The Ostrinia nubilalis chromosome 27, ilOstNubi1.1, whole genome shotgun sequence genomic interval TTGGTCTTCGAAGATAACTCATAACTTCACTTTTAAGTAACTCTCTTCGGGCATAGCAAGTCAGGCCACCCTTTCCTTGATACGCCAATGGTTAAATCAATAATTAGAACTATAACTTAGTGATGAAATAATGGTGGTTCAATTCAAAATAAACAGTCGGGAGTATTTTAACTTATGAAACCCTTACAAAACTAAATAGATATAATATCACAATCACAAATTCAAAAATATCTTCCATAACCCTTACCAGAAGGTCCCCTCTTCCCGAACATGATCCCGTTCATTGGCGCGTTCTTGTAGTTGGCTTCTCCGAGCTGAACCAGGGAGAAGAGCACCATCATGGCGCAGAACACGGCAATGGTGAGTCTCAACATGTCGCTGGCCATCTGTAACAATCGtggaaaagtaaaaaaaacaagctGAGTCTCACTGGAGGGCGAAAGGACAGATCTACGTCCTTCACAGTTGAAGAAAATGCTTATATTCACAACAAAGTGTATTTCTAATTTATACGCTTTCTAGCTTATGAGGCTTTCTTCTAGCTTTTTGATTGAACTTATTTAGACTTGACTTGATTTGCAAAATTAcagcaaaataaaaacattcacTATGAACTTGTAAAAACCACAACTTTTTACTGGAAAGGGATGCGTAAATCACTATAGCGGTTCTATGGAAACTCATAAAACATGAGAAAAATCATGAATTTTGTGTTCGAAAATAAGTCAATCGATATAAAAACTAATGCGTAGGTACCTTTTTGAAATGAATTTGTTTTGAGACTTGAGCTGGTATCACTGTCGAAGTCGAGCTGTCAACTGATGTCACTGAAGGATTTTCCCGCCATTTTATACCGGGAGATTCAAAGATGGAGTCCAATTATTGGATTATTGGATATTGACCACATATTGACATGATAGGGCCGGGTCCCGTAGGGATTATAACTTGGTTAGTGCATAAGATTAGCAATATTGGATAGATGAAGCGTCTAATGGACTACAAACACCCGAGTAATAGGATTTAGTGGCGATAATGATGTACCCTCATTTTTCTAAACTACTTTATTTCCCTAAATTAATGGTCCATTGCAAACTCTGCAATTCAAGATTCGATATTACCTACAAAGCAAACaaggaataaaaatatattcatgAATGTCATTCCATTTTGAAAAtgggtgtaaaaaaactattcaATGCTTGACACTTTTTATTTCTGCACTTGACTGTACATTAATTTACTTTTGTATCTGCTTACCTACTTTTCTTTGTAATCAAAGCACGTCGAAGGGATTTTCATAACGATGGGTCTAGCGCTGCTCTCatgttcttcccgcgaccttcactactTACATCGTCGGTTCACCGTGTGAATCAAATTACCAATGTAAAATAATTCAAGTGGGAATCAAATTACCTATGCGAcatatttttcaaaaacttaatttttaagCAACGTATGTATAGTAGCCTATACTAGTAACTTCAGCGAAAACCACCAAATACCTACCGAGATCTTAAATAACCGTTTTTTTTGCGAAATTACACAGAACCCGATGTACCTACAACAAGTATTAGCCCGCTCTTGGCCACTTTTCTAtcaattttgtattaaattaccAGTAAATCAAAATCATAACATGCAGTAACCGAATCAAGAGCGGCGCGTCCTCCAATCATCCTGGAGTCCCAAGGGAGAATGCGCTTTTGGATTAGCTATTACGGAATTTACGGACTTGGTATATAAAGCCTTCGCCGCTGGACACTTGCATCAGTTGCTCCACAGCATCTCCACAGTCAGCTATCCTTCAGTAAAAggtaaattttaaaaatcttacACTGTAAAAAAAGAGAATAAAAGAATTTGTGCCTTGGATTTTTTAAAGAACATTTCATTGCACATTATAATGTAGTGTTAACCCTGAAGAAGCTAAATAATGCTTGTGTTaggagtgggctcaccacaatagtccaaaCACGGGGTTCAAACTACCGACAATCGATACTTACTATTATAGTACAGTGGCATCATGGGGCTTTTCCTTTTAgaattggcgcccaacgtggtgtaACATTGACTTCATAGATAGAGCAAGTGCTGCTTAGGATGTTCACCTAGTTTGAATTGAATGGTTTTACTAAACTGTCAAGGAGGTACAGTCAGCATGAAATAGTTTGTgacatctttgttacaattgaaatggatgtgttgtcaactttttggccactttgggcaCATGAGCATGTGCTTTGGGTCACTAAATATtcgatgctgactgtacctactcaCATAACTAATCTGTGGTTTTCTCCACAGATTAAAACATCACTCAAAATGCGCGCCATCTTCGCTGTGTTCCTCGTGGCCATGGTGCTGTACCTGATCCATTCCACCGAGGCCAACTACAGGAAACCACCCTTCAATGGATCTATCTTCGGGAAGAGGGGAACAGTTGGTATGTTATGGTGGTCCtattcaaacaaaacaaaacaatttattattttaaccaaagtgtatgtacctacctaccaactTATAAACTACTACTAACTGATTGGGATACTCGATCTAAGTATTCCTTGAAAAGAGTTATAGTAGAACATTACTAGAGATAATTTGTAACAAAGGCAAGTTTGTAGTAAAAACTTAACTTTAagcaatttatttaatacattttcattaaaaacattacttcATACTATGCAAGCATAGATTACAATCACTATCGCCTACTGGACAGCTCGGCCCGGTTGATTAATTGCTTAAAATTTGAATTACAAATTGCCTGCTTCCTATTCCTTTGCTCTAAACGTTTCTATTATCCTATAGTtcgatcctggctacacaggatatatgcagcggtggaaacgagaggtgggaatagtcacgtATTAATCTTGGATTTTGTCATTACAGAATACGATTCCACCGGGAAGGCCTTATCAGCCCTTTGCGAGATAGCCTCAGAGACCTGCCAGGCCTGGTACCAGACCCTGGAGAAGTAGACGATGACCAGCATTTCATAACCCTTGAAGAGCAAAACAACCATGTAAATTAGTAGGTAGCGTTTGTTTACCTAtatttgcaaataaattatatttcatttcattttatttacctGTAACTTGAggaaaatgtatttaattaatttaaaatgtactgTAAATGccgttaaatataaataattaacgtAACAAATGGTTTTTATTCTGTTCTGAGAGGTTGGTGCAAAATcctatctacctacttattatgtCTTCTAAGTAATCTGGAAGAGATTGCTTTGTAGCGATAGGACCGTCTAAAAATAATGTGCcttatccattttttttttgcgatTAGGATCATAGCTTATGACATGAGTGAGTGAGTGCTATCAACTTCAAAGAAGatcggtcatctgtgacccaggcccgacagaaacgagacatacctatacttacctcagtttttttgtcatgtcttaattagttaaattatatattttttatattcgaaatctatgtataacaccaaaatattaccctttgtttttgtttaggcgttatacaaaaactaatacaaaatgcctatttatcaccaaaattggtaaatgtatgtacctaaatgtctattacagctgctatggaatgtatctaggtgacctggagatacagccggattatacagagtggaaaaaataataagttacaaaatccaaaattCAATGTAAGTAACTAGCTTCCATAAATTTGTAGCtaccctattattggtaccatttgaaagagctcgtgaagcactttcagaatcagtaactagtttttcgatatcttgtatagtttagaaataatcgagtgagatcacttatcgttc includes:
- the LOC135084950 gene encoding neuropeptide IMFamide-like, with protein sequence MASDMLRLTIAVFCAMMVLFSLVQLGEANYKNAPMNGIMFGKRGPSDYDSRGKTFTALCEIATEACQAWFPSQENK
- the LOC135084890 gene encoding neuropeptide SIFamide-like, with amino-acid sequence MRAIFAVFLVAMVLYLIHSTEANYRKPPFNGSIFGKRGTVEYDSTGKALSALCEIASETCQAWYQTLEK